A segment of the Populus nigra chromosome 12, ddPopNigr1.1, whole genome shotgun sequence genome:
TGCTATTCGTGCAGATCCAACAACCAAGAAATCAGAGAAGGAGCCACTCAAGGAGCACAAGAGGTTGGTTGCTATTTTGTTGAATGCTATAATGCttattttgatttgtgtttATATCTTCAACCAGTGTATTTATTGCAATCACCAGCATGATTTTGCCTTGTGTATTTCACTCGTTCATCTTCTCATGCCATTTTTGCATGGAGCTACACGTTTACACATTTTCATTAGCATTGATTTCGTTGGTGTATTCAGGTATAACTTGAAGAAGCTAACCTACGAGGAAAGGAAAGAGAAGTTGGTTGAGCGATTGAACACCTTCAACTCAGCTgctgatgatgaagatgacGAGTGAAAACATTCACCCATCAATTAAGCTCCGATGTCGATTTTCTGTGGCAGTCTACTACTTTGAGTTGTTACTTGAAACCTAGTTATGTCTTTAAAGTTAATTCTGTTTATTGCAGCCTTTTGTGTCGCCTGAAGTACAACAACCTTCTCAGTTTACAAGatcttgaaatttttagctTGATATGGaatgcattttcaattttgacattgcattttaatacatttgcttCGGCCAAATGCTCTGATTGCGTTGATTGTAGTAGAAATTCAATTCCAGATCATATGCTGGTGATTAGCTGGAATGTTGAGATAGAGATCCCCTacttaattgtttttagatCAGACCGAAATCTGAGGTGCACGAATATTTATGGCTTAACTGAACAGGAGGTTATTTGTTGGCTTAATACCAGAAAGTACAATAGAAATCAAATGCCTAAAGCTTTTAAAATCGTTGAACAAGTGTTGAGCGGAGTAACTTTTTTCTGAGACTGATGTTAATTTAGGGCATAAGCGAAATCTACCTAGGAATAGAGGGTGAGTCGTCAGGGGTTTTCTAAGTATCGTAACCATGTCTTGTAGAATCCCGATCTCATTTCGCTCTTAGAAATTGACCCCCAACTGCAAGAAATATACTGTGGTGCCAATTTTTAGCCCCCCTTATTTTGCTGTTTTTATTAGCAGATGGCCACAAGCCAGAGCTATACAGCAGGATATCAAAGCTATAGAAACAGCAACAAAATGGGTCCACATAAAGCACAACAATGAAGCTTATCTAGTATCATCCAATGGATATCCATTTCCCAATACAACTAGAGCTCAAAATACTATCCACCTATGGTTTCATGCCATATCACGATTGACCTGATAAATTTGTCTgtccaattttcttttttctattcagACAATCCCCTGAGATAGAGTCATGGCTCATTCATTTTACATAACACCAGCTACCACAGCAAGACCTACTGTAGCCAAATCTAAGAAGACATCACCTGTTCCATCTCCAGGGTTTCAAAGAGTGAGGGCTTGCCATGGAGATTCCAGGCCATTTTCAGATAACAAACTTGTCCATCGCAGGTGGgtatctttcttttgatttaggCCATAGTATAATGTTGATGAATCTATGTTTTCTATATACCACGAGCTATGATGAATCTGGTGTAATGACTTCCAAATTACATGCAACTGTAACTGAATACTCAAGACATGAGTTTGCTAATACGTTTAGCCAAATGTGATGGGGGTTCCTGCCTTCATGATGCAGGACAATAGCATTGGGCTTGGCTGGTGCTCTGACGGGTTTGAACATCGGTGGTTGCAATGCAAATGCAGCAGCCAGAAGgccaccacctccaccaccaggGGAGAAAAAGGACCCTAGTATAAGCGGTTTGCAAGCAAAAGTACTAGCTAGCAAGAAGAGGAAAGAAGCTATGAAAGAAGAGGTGGCCAGattaagagaaaaaggaaaggcaGTAAACGAACCATCTGAATAGCAATATAAAATTGCTCACTTTTGTAATTGTTTAACATTCCTCTACAAAATTTTCCGAGTCGAGAGGAAAATGTGAActctaaataatattatttagctTGTTCGAGTTGAAAGGTCACCATGAATTATTGTATGTAGTGTATAGCTctataagaaaattgaaagacgAGAAGAAAAACGAAAGAGGCAAATTTCTTAGCATAACAGAAACAGATGATTAGAGGGGGAAAGTCCAAGAGTCTTTCCTCTTCCCATCAACACGAAAATAACAGCAACAAATTATTGATGTAGCAATGTTTATGGCATGGCCAGTAAACATACTAGCTAAGGTCCACAAAAAGCACGAGGAAGAGACGacgtgaaaagaaaaataacagaagGGACTAATTAAACTGAAGGAAATTTAGTAGGATGGACACTTGAATTTTTCAGCAACCTTCCTATTGCATTCATTGAGCAAGATCTCCACAGCAACAGGAATGTCCAATTTGATGAGGCCCAAGAGATCAGCTTTGACTCTAGTGCAAAGGCAAACAGCAGCTTCCAGATCAACAAGGCCATCAATGAGGCTGCAGCAAGTGGCCTTCTCTTTTTCACCGATTAGAACTTTCGCCAAGTTCAGCACATTCGCACATGCTTGCAACTTTAAGGCATCTCTAGGGCAAGTGCTCTTtgattttggtggtttgaccTTTGGTGTTGTTGATGGTGATGGCTGATGTTTAGGGCCTTCAGGCTTTCCTTGGCAATCACTAGAACTCACCAAAGTGAAGAATAGAATGTTGAGGGCGAGGAAAAGGGCAGTGGAGGCTAGTGCTCTTGAAGCCATGTCTGAGCTCTAAAATGCAAGCTATACTGATGGCTCAAGAGCTATAGAATTTGAATGTGGTGGTGGAAAATAGAGAAGTGGGGCGAGCTTTTATAGGAGGAGATCGAACACAACTTGGCTTTTAAAAATCCTTAGCATGAATCATGCAGAAGGGATAATTGGAACCAATAATTTTGCATGACCTAGCTTTGCAGGGTGGAAGATAAGGATCTTTGCTCTATCGTTTCAGTATTGATTAGTTGTCCTACACAtgcaataaaatttctttctcTAATAATTTTCGAAGTTCGAGTTTCCATGTGGGGTTAATCAAAGGAAATCATTCTGTATCATTTTCATCGATTTTGCATATGAATATTTGGATCTGAGAACGCAAGTTGAATGTCTTACATGcacagttttagttttttattgtttattttttgttttttcattcattGATAATTAAGGATCTTCGTTCTCTTGTGCTGTAAAAATCAGAAACATAGCAGTAAGCTTCAAGTTTGTACTTAGCCAAGGCTGGGTTTTGATTAACTCACTTCCCCTGCAAATAATTCACATTTGCATAAAACCAGCAGGAAAATGTCTGGCTTCCCTATCCAATAAATCTagtctaaaaaatcaattactgcTAGTTTTCCTTTCTTGATTTCATGGTCAGGTGATATGTATTCTCACGTCCAGTTTCGTGCTCCGTGATCGGAGATCAAAGAAGTGTTTGATTGCTGTTTCGAGACAAAAAAAGACAGCAATGAATGAACTCATAACATTACAAATCCGCAGTGCACTTGGCATGTGCTGCTCATCAGATCAAGAGGGAAGTCTCTAACCAGCCAAAGAGATTCCCATGtggatttttattcttttgtgtaTTACTTGATGGTAATTTTTCTTTACCTTGGTTCTGAACAGAATTTTGGAATGGATTTCTGTTCAACCTGAACCTTCTTTGAGTAGATAACCTATTGACCACTTCATTTGCTCCGGTTGTGCTAAGTGGCCGTGTCAAGGGCCATGAACGAGCCTTTGGGGCTAATCAGGAGACTTACAGTTGATAATCTTTGATTATGTAAGACTCGTAAGACCTTAGATTGCCAGAGTCAAACTCATAAtcaatactcttttttttttcttttttttttccattcctcCCCTGGTGCTCCTTGTCCTATGTTCTTGAGGAGCTTGAGAGAGTATTGAAGCGCTGAGCTGCTAAACAAATTCCTATGGCAGTAGCCAATCCAGACTTTGTGACTGTTGAAGCTAAAGACTTGCGCGTTATGCCTGGTAAAGATGGAGTCACCTTATTCTCCTGTTTACAGAATCCATAATCAGAAATGATTCTCCATGTGAATGGGAGCTTAGCATATCTGTCTCGATGGAGACGTGGTTCTGcttaaggccatgtttgtttcccggaattcattttccaggaaatcactttccaaactttcctgtgtttgtttgccattagaaaagttggtcaacggaaaacactttccggtcaacgaaaaatactttctggtcaacggaaacacttttcggtcaacggaaaacacttcccagtcaaagaaaaatttgatttgatttctaggaaaatgtttttccttttggctgtgtttgttttccggaaagtggtttccgggaaaccactttccaaactttcttgtgtttgtttgctattagaaaagttggtcaacggaaaacattttctggtcaaaggaaaatttggcttgattttcaggaaagtgttttcctgaaaaatttgggcggaaaacactttccggaagctgtgaaaaatttagaaatgtcattatttgctaattatatcaaatttgttcctcaaacttttgattgctatatataatttgttttgaatatttatttttcaatttcatctcttaaaatttaatttttatattaaatttggtccttatttttataattgctatttgcttttttcttatcatttttttattgaaattttttatctatcaaatttggtccttattcttttgatttttacttattttatttgaaataatttataaaatgttaattattattattttaatttcttcacctttcattttttttaattttttagatttgatctctattattttgattattatttattttatttgagataatttatgaaattatattttttttcaattttattctcattcaactttttaatttgtaagatttgttcctcattattttaataaacttgaaaaaataaaacattaataagttattttccagctcattttccataacataaccaaacactggaaagtgttttccaacttattttccattacactaccaaacatcggaaaatactttcccggaattcactttccccggaatttactttccaaaagaaaactactttcctgcaaacaaacaggGCCTAAATGTCCATTTTCTAAGAACTTGAAATGTCTGGTTTAGTTCCAAAAATCCCAAGATCCCCAATCCAAACAGAATCAAGTAACACCTCCAATGGTCCTTGTGGGATTAGAGATGCCATGCAtgaaatctttataaaaattcCCTTGAAGATGTTTCTTGTTAATCTAGCAGAACTGGTGTTTTGGAGGATCCTTTCTCCCCTATAGCCACAAACCCAATGTTCTACGATGAACTGGACAAATTACACGCGATTGCCACTGTCTGATGTATGATTTTCTCCTAAACCTTCATAGTGGTTTGATAATGTGTGATCAATTTCTCAAGACAATAAGTACAGCAAGCAGTTCTCTGGTTATGGCttgaataatattataaatcaaGGAGATGCTTGCCCTCTGTGCTAATTCCCAGTTTCTCACCTCGTATGTATAGATAAACTGAGAAACAGGTGTCATTGTTCTCAATGGCTTtcatgttttagtttattttcaactTGTAAGAAAAGCACAAAAACtcgaaaaaaatagagagatttcTCCTGTTTACTCTCGTGATACAACTTGTGCCTTCTTTGTTAGGTGCATTGGCTGCCAGCATGGAATgtcagaaaattattttaatttaaaagattatttttttaagaatagttttatattatttattaatatattttgaatcttgtataaatttatattattttatacttaatttttataaaatagaataaaaataataaaattcgagcttgagataatttattgatattaaggaaacatgtttaaaatatttgttgataTTAGACTAGGTGTCATTGAAAAAAATCGGACAAAACAAGGTAtcaattaaatgaatttaaaacataGTGTACGATTTAATAATTGGTGCAGATtttctctccccccccccccccttctttTTCACTCCGTGATTCGTGATTTGGAAAAAGAGCTAGGATAACGATAGAAGTTATtatttaaagtgtattttttaaaaaaatatattcaaaaatatttttaaaaatttatttttaatatacaatctaaaaatattaaaaattaattaaataaaaaaatttaaattttaagataaaCAATGTTTTAACCAAACTGCCAAACATTTTTAACATGGAAGGAGggaggaatatttttttttttagggggttACGACATTAAAGATTTGTGGGTCAATGTAACTTCGAGCATtaccaagtttttattttgaaatcgaATTTTCCAACTCATCTGGTAGTATCGGTTGGAATTCAGAGAAAGGGTGATTagattattgtgtttttttaggttatgatttgaaaaattaaattttaatatttttagattgtaaattatagtttttttaatcaaaactgacgaagtttttttataataggaTACATTTAAATTTGTGGTAAatgaggttttaaaaaaaattgatcagttCTGATCATACTATCAAACGGAGCCTTATAACAGAGGGAGACGGAGatctaagaaataaataaaataacagacGCAAcccgtaaaaataaaaaataaaaaattaactacacaacctttaataataataataataataataataattaaaaaacaattgtcaaagATTGCACCTCCAAGAGTGTAAGTTGAATTAATACAAAAGAatgtaagttttatttttttaaaaaaattaaaagcatattattttagaattgtttgTCATCTAGCATATTGCCACATGCACGCTTGCTGTAGCTCGAAGAGGCATACCCAGTTTGCTAAATGGTAGTAAAGTTTCTGTTGACAAATCCTCTTCTCTGGGTGGGTACAGTTAAGAACATTGAAAATGGCACCCCAAAGAAACTCCATGACAGAGAAaagtacaaaataaaataaaataaaagttggaaagagttaaataataaatttacctAATGTTCGGTTTAGAGAGCTATATGTGCAAAAAAGAAGACCTGCAATTCTTGCAAACCAGTTGATGTCAGTGTCGAGGATGTTTAGTCAGAAAGTGCAGTGGTTTTTCAAGAGCTGCCTAGCAAGATCAAATGCTCCACTGTTTTTGTATATTAAATGCAAATTATAAGCAGCTTCTCTGCGCAGGTCACAGTAACCTGGTTTCATATTTTCCATTTCTGAATTCTCATTCAGAAGTTTCGGAATGGGGTAATCCTTCTCGCAAGCTGCAAGCACCTTTTCATAATATGAAGCTGCTAGAGACACTAGTCCAACATGATGATAGGCGCGGGCGATATTATATAATGCCTCCTGCAAGGTGCAGATATATTGATTTAGCACCATTTTACAAACAAAAATCCATGAAAGCGGAAACTAGATTTGATCATATATTGCTTTCAATAATCCAAGCATTTGTGCATACAAGTGATTAGCAGCCATAGTTGCTAGTATTCAAGCGCCACAAGAAAATTCAGAAACTTCAACAGAATAATAGCAGCAGAAAAGGTGCATTCAAGGTGAAAGTCTATAATAGTAGATGAAAAGAACACTCGACACAGTTTAGCAACTCTCTCAGTAGCCTGACAGTTGAAGGACGATGCATGTTCTACTGACTGAATCTAATGTTAGGGGTCAACGTGGAAATGCCCACGATCTAAAAGGTGGCTTTAttagggagagaaaaaaaaagttctggTAACCATTCAGTTCTATAAAATCCCCCTAACCACCCAAAACACAAGGGCATGTGTGATATTCATGTACCGAcaaatgttattaattttttataatcaaaagaTCACTGAAATGCATGCAAGGTAATAGAGCCCAACAAAATCTAGAAGATAGTAGCAGATCGTGTATGTATAAAATAATGGAAGCTCTATGGCAACTCATCTGTGGGCAAGTAGGAAAGGTAATGGAATTAGGGGCTAAAATTAAGTTATGATGAAAAACAGAAATAACAAGCAACAAATACATAATTGAATCAATGGCCAACAAACATTGAAACTGATGCCAGGAATCCAACTGCTGCATTAGGTCAATTAGAAATAGCTTCAAGATCACGACTAAAGCTTTTGCAATTTGGTTGTCAATGATTTTAATTGGAAACTAACCCAATTTCAGCAGGTTTGAAAAATCAACCATTATTTGACTTAACGGATTAGGATTAATTGCATGGACATGTTAATAATCAAGCAAGATCATATTAAAGGAACACCAATTTATTGTGCATACAAGATCATGTGGGTGCATGTAAAAGGCTAACTGTTGTGTTAGGTCCAGTTCTGTTTTCCTTCCCCTATATACAGCAATATAGATGCTTTAATAATAAGAATTGGTATAAAGCTGTGTCAGTAACTTCTTTTACATTCTTTGACCTCCTTTTCACCAACGGATTCTACAataccaattttattttatttttttatcaagacaTGAAGAAATTTTAGTCAATCTCAAGCAGGTATTAAAAGTGTCTGACCCACAAGAAGCAAGAATGACATAAAGTAACTAAAATCAAGTACATACGACAATGAACCATACCTGGCTATTCTCTGTTAGCTGTAAATTATTATAGAGGAATGCCAAGCCTTGTGCAAGACACTGGTGCTTATTTTGGAGTCTAAATCCAAGGGTCAAGTTGATCAAGGCAGTTCCTGAAgatggaaaacaaaataaattgaaaataaacataTCATCTATCACTGTATAATCTAATAATACTGCAAGTATAAACAAATTGTcaaacaaaaatagaagaaagCCTTACCCGCACACAGATTAATTAGAGGACATTCTGGCATCAGTTTATAAGCTTCTAGGTATTCTCTTGCAGCATCTTGATGATGGCTGAGCATGGTAAACTGATGAGCAGAAATGACTATAGGTGGAACACACCTTTTATGTTTGTTTCGCATGTAACGTAGAAATTTGGCATGCTTTGAGTGGCTCTTTCCCAATCTATGATATCATAAGAAATCCATGAATGAACAACAAGATGTAAACAAAAATGCAAGTGGTCGTATAAATGAACATACTACAGCTTGGGGTTTCGTGTTTTCAGGCTGTGTGAAATACCATGTGAACGTTAAGGTCATGAAGTCCTACTTCCACAagcaaagagaagaaaaacaaaaggaatgaaACTGAAAcaaaccttttccttttgtttggcAAGTGAGATGATAAGTAAACATTAGTCAAAGTACACAGATAGTATGCCAGAGAGGCACTAGTAAGCACAAGCTTAGGGAGATTCAAGACGTATGTTTCAAtctacatatattaaaaattgcaTGTGTGATTTGATagactaaaattatataatcaaaAACTTTCTAGTATTGTGAGAATTTGAGAGCAATTTGTGAAGATAATCAAGAATAAGTGCATCTATTTGTACATCACCACTTTATTATACCAGATTCCACAAATTTTCCAGCATCCTGTTTCATGTTCCATatgaaataagaaaatggtAAACACAGTGGAGGAAATTAACattaagatataaaataataatcaccTTGAGGTTATTTTGTAATAACAGTTCCAGGCAGCAATGCTGTGCGGCTGTTTCTGAATAGCAGATCTTACATAATCAAAACCATGTTTAGGATCCGTGGCGTTAAAAGATATTtctgagaaaacaaaaacaaatactcagtttcatttaaatcccaaaAGCCTGCAGAATTGTATTTTTGATGGAAAAGCAGACTTGAATGGTTTTCATGATGGCaccaaagaaaatgaaatgcaGAAGAGGTGGATAAAAAACTAGTAAGAGTTAAGTGGAGGGGTGTTTGTGTgatttttgggggggggggggggggcacgTCTTTCTAGGCCCGAGACTTACGAGCTAAAAGAGACTGAAGTTGCTCCTCCCTATCACCAGGCAGTTTATCAGAAACCAATCTCAGGGTGAGATTTATAATCTCCAGAGCTTCAGAATATCTTTGCAACGATTGCAATGCCTTGCACAACTATGAACCAAACCAAGAGAGAGCTAACTATCAGAAAGTAAAAGAATATCCACAGGTGACTTTATTCAGCATGAGTGGAATTCCTTAACAATGTTTCTAAAACAAACTGCAAGTGCAAATTCAATAAGTttcaagcaaataaataaataaatcaatcaaaataaaaaataaggaa
Coding sequences within it:
- the LOC133670022 gene encoding uncharacterized protein LOC133670022; this translates as MAHSFYITPATTARPTVAKSKKTSPVPSPGFQRVRACHGDSRPFSDNKLVHRRTIALGLAGALTGLNIGGCNANAAARRPPPPPPGEKKDPSISGLQAKVLASKKRKEAMKEEVARLREKGKAVNEPSE
- the LOC133670021 gene encoding 14 kDa proline-rich protein DC2.15-like → MASRALASTALFLALNILFFTLVSSSDCQGKPEGPKHQPSPSTTPKVKPPKSKSTCPRDALKLQACANVLNLAKVLIGEKEKATCCSLIDGLVDLEAAVCLCTRVKADLLGLIKLDIPVAVEILLNECNRKVAEKFKCPSY